Proteins from a genomic interval of Niabella soli DSM 19437:
- a CDS encoding 4-alpha-glucanotransferase, with protein sequence MKIQFNIRFHTRYGESLWISGNCKSLGANCPVPMLLMKYATYDYWSIEVDLDESCLERPLSYGYIFKNGAGETIYEQKDCRQLFLPKQSGSTLTVYDTWMATSAIENTFYTAPFKEVLLPEYCNNQAPSIADEASHTFIIKAPLLKENEVVCLLGSAEELHHWKTDAPVLMEKQGDSWVTTVALTKNLLSFQYKYGVFNTDKKRFIGFEEQENRLLPHPSLQDSKIILQDGFIRLPNNDWRGAGVSIPVFSLRSENGLGIGEFNDLKPLADWARETGLKLIQILPVNDTTATFTWRDSYPYAAISAFALHPIYLNIESVAGNADPALAAELDIEKKRLNTLAAIDYEAVLKAKITLLKKIFDSAGKEQLKTPGYTAFFKINQHWLQPYAVFSYLRDKYKTVDYSKWEDHAVYTEAAVAALFKNNPVVAFYCFLQYHLHLQLKDAVAYAHKKGIVIKGDIPIGVFRYGSDTWTAPELYHMELQAGAPPDDFAVNGQNWGFPTYNWQRMQDDQFAWWSSRFKQMSHYFDAFRIDHILGFFRIWSIPITAVQGIMGYFDRAIGITADEFYERGIQFSEDRFCNPFMNNIVLGQLFGDNAADIKSRFFHTENGFDYVFLPEFDTQRKIETWFTHHPAVHGEPNLKESLFQLLSNVLLLKQSSGDGVFYHPRFDLQKTASFQALPYEQQQKLTELYNDYFFRRQDAFWRKESLKKLPQLKAATNMLVCGEDLGLVPSSVPEVMKELGILSLEIQRMPKQPGIRFFDPAKAPYLSVVSPSTHDMSTIRGWWEEDSAVTQDFYTHTLHLQGEAPVSCEGWINREIVKQHLSSPAMWSIFQLQDLLGMDEQFRREHPAEERINIPANPQHYWRYRMHLPLSALLANTSFTALLKEMIMNSGR encoded by the coding sequence CCGGCGAAACTATTTACGAACAAAAAGACTGCCGGCAGTTGTTCCTGCCAAAACAATCGGGCTCAACCCTTACCGTATACGACACCTGGATGGCAACAAGCGCCATTGAAAATACTTTTTATACCGCCCCCTTTAAAGAAGTGCTGCTGCCTGAATACTGCAACAATCAGGCACCTTCTATAGCGGACGAAGCTTCCCATACATTTATTATCAAAGCGCCTTTATTAAAGGAAAATGAAGTCGTTTGTTTATTAGGAAGTGCGGAAGAGCTGCACCATTGGAAAACAGATGCGCCGGTCTTAATGGAAAAACAGGGCGACAGTTGGGTAACTACTGTGGCACTAACCAAAAACCTTTTGAGTTTTCAATACAAATACGGTGTTTTTAATACGGATAAAAAACGGTTCATTGGTTTTGAAGAACAGGAGAACCGGTTGCTTCCTCATCCCTCCCTGCAGGACAGCAAAATAATTTTACAGGATGGATTTATCCGTTTGCCAAACAATGACTGGCGCGGTGCAGGAGTGTCTATTCCGGTGTTTAGCCTCAGGAGCGAAAACGGGTTGGGCATTGGCGAGTTTAATGATCTGAAACCATTGGCGGATTGGGCGCGCGAAACGGGGTTGAAACTGATCCAGATCCTTCCCGTAAACGATACCACTGCTACTTTTACCTGGCGCGACTCCTACCCTTATGCAGCCATTTCTGCGTTTGCCCTGCACCCCATCTATCTGAACATAGAATCAGTTGCCGGCAACGCCGACCCTGCGCTTGCCGCAGAACTGGACATTGAAAAAAAGCGATTAAACACCCTGGCCGCTATTGATTATGAAGCAGTATTAAAGGCTAAAATTACGCTGTTAAAAAAGATCTTTGATTCCGCGGGAAAAGAGCAATTAAAGACACCCGGCTATACCGCTTTCTTTAAAATCAACCAGCATTGGCTGCAACCTTACGCGGTATTTTCTTACCTCAGGGATAAATACAAAACGGTAGATTATTCAAAATGGGAAGATCATGCTGTTTACACGGAAGCGGCTGTAGCAGCTCTTTTTAAGAATAATCCGGTTGTTGCATTTTATTGCTTCCTCCAATATCACCTCCACTTACAGTTAAAAGATGCTGTTGCCTACGCACATAAAAAGGGAATCGTGATCAAAGGAGACATTCCCATCGGTGTTTTCCGGTACGGAAGCGATACCTGGACGGCGCCAGAGCTCTACCATATGGAGTTACAGGCAGGCGCCCCGCCGGATGACTTTGCCGTAAACGGGCAGAATTGGGGTTTTCCTACCTATAACTGGCAACGTATGCAGGACGATCAGTTTGCCTGGTGGAGCAGCCGGTTTAAACAAATGAGCCACTATTTTGACGCGTTCCGTATTGACCATATCCTGGGCTTTTTTAGGATATGGAGCATTCCGATAACAGCCGTCCAGGGAATTATGGGCTATTTTGATCGGGCCATTGGCATTACCGCCGATGAATTTTATGAACGGGGGATCCAGTTCAGCGAGGACCGTTTTTGTAATCCTTTTATGAACAACATTGTGCTGGGGCAGTTATTCGGGGACAACGCCGCGGATATAAAAAGCCGGTTCTTTCACACCGAAAATGGATTCGACTATGTTTTCCTCCCTGAATTTGATACGCAGCGAAAAATAGAGACCTGGTTCACCCATCACCCCGCTGTTCACGGGGAGCCCAACTTAAAGGAATCGCTATTTCAATTACTATCGAATGTATTACTGTTAAAACAGTCATCCGGAGACGGTGTTTTTTATCATCCCCGTTTTGATCTGCAGAAAACAGCCAGTTTTCAGGCGCTGCCTTATGAGCAGCAGCAAAAGCTTACCGAATTGTATAATGATTATTTTTTCCGGAGACAGGATGCCTTCTGGAGAAAAGAATCGCTGAAAAAACTGCCCCAATTAAAAGCCGCAACCAATATGCTGGTTTGTGGAGAAGACCTGGGCCTGGTGCCTTCCAGTGTGCCGGAAGTAATGAAAGAACTGGGTATTTTAAGCCTCGAGATCCAGCGTATGCCCAAACAACCGGGGATCCGCTTCTTTGATCCGGCAAAAGCGCCTTACTTGTCTGTTGTATCGCCCTCTACCCATGACATGAGCACTATTCGCGGTTGGTGGGAAGAAGATAGCGCTGTAACCCAGGACTTTTACACCCACACGCTGCACTTGCAGGGAGAAGCGCCCGTTTCCTGTGAAGGCTGGATTAACCGGGAAATTGTGAAGCAGCACCTGTCGTCTCCCGCCATGTGGAGTATTTTCCAGTTACAGGACCTCCTGGGCATGGATGAACAGTTCCGCAGGGAGCACCCCGCGGAAGAACGGATCAATATTCCCGCTAACCCGCAACATTACTGGCGTTACCGTATGCACCTGCCGTTAAGCGCGCTCCTCGCCAACACTTCTTTTACCGCCCTTTTAAAAGAAATGATTATGAACAGCGGGCGATAA
- a CDS encoding GNAT family N-acetyltransferase — protein sequence MNNVLIRPVEATDNASLAKIIRSAFFDFGAPTKGTVFEDPTTDDLFGLFAGAGAVLWVAATPETLLGCCGIYPTKGLPEGYVEVVKFYLSATARGRGIGRLLLAKSLESAAALHYRGVYLESLPQFDTAVGMYERLGFKRLEHPLGCSGHTGCTIWMAKEL from the coding sequence GTGAATAATGTATTGATCAGACCCGTCGAAGCAACCGATAATGCTTCCCTGGCAAAAATAATCCGGAGTGCTTTTTTTGATTTTGGAGCTCCTACAAAAGGTACCGTTTTTGAAGATCCCACAACCGATGATCTCTTTGGGCTTTTCGCTGGTGCCGGTGCTGTTTTATGGGTGGCGGCAACGCCCGAAACGCTATTAGGTTGCTGTGGAATTTACCCTACAAAAGGGCTTCCGGAAGGATATGTTGAGGTTGTTAAGTTTTATCTTTCCGCTACGGCCCGGGGAAGAGGCATCGGCAGGCTTTTGCTGGCTAAGAGCCTGGAATCCGCAGCAGCACTACATTACAGGGGCGTGTACCTGGAAAGTTTACCGCAATTTGACACAGCGGTAGGTATGTATGAAAGGCTCGGCTTCAAAAGACTGGAACACCCCCTGGGTTGCTCCGGGCATACGGGTTGTACGATCTGGATGGCAAAAGAGCTTTGA